One part of the Halobacteriovorax vibrionivorans genome encodes these proteins:
- the menA gene encoding 1,4-dihydroxy-2-naphthoate octaprenyltransferase, translating into MKDNIKGFILASRPKTLPAGASPIIMATALAYSDTQKFSLIIFILTLLCTVLLQIASNLINDYYDTQTGVDTEERLGPTRVTSSGQLKASTVKTMFISTLVLAFILGIYLMYVGGPIIIAMGLISMLASYLYTGSPFPLSHYALGELLALIFFGCVAVCGAYYLQTKQITNSALLLSLFPGFLSSAIMAINNARDINSDTKAKKLTLGILLNKLRPNLSSWLPLIFVICANIVIIVHSVIYEQWYLSFAVVGLVLPFLKTWIYLILNRPSVEYNNSLAKTGKFLFLSSLIYGGLLWIN; encoded by the coding sequence ATGAAAGATAATATAAAAGGATTTATTCTTGCCTCAAGGCCAAAAACTCTACCGGCAGGTGCATCACCAATTATTATGGCAACGGCATTGGCCTATAGTGATACACAGAAATTTTCCTTAATTATCTTTATCCTAACTCTACTATGTACTGTCCTATTACAAATTGCCTCTAATTTAATAAATGATTATTACGATACACAAACAGGCGTTGATACTGAAGAAAGACTTGGCCCAACACGTGTAACGAGTAGCGGACAACTAAAAGCAAGTACAGTGAAGACAATGTTTATTTCAACTCTAGTGCTCGCCTTCATCCTCGGTATCTATCTCATGTATGTCGGTGGCCCCATTATTATCGCAATGGGACTAATTTCGATGCTAGCGTCATATCTATACACAGGTAGCCCATTTCCTCTATCACACTACGCTTTAGGTGAATTACTAGCACTTATCTTCTTTGGCTGTGTTGCTGTCTGTGGTGCCTATTATCTCCAAACGAAACAAATCACAAATTCAGCACTGCTCCTAAGCCTATTTCCAGGTTTTTTAAGTAGTGCAATTATGGCCATTAATAATGCCAGAGATATCAATAGTGATACAAAGGCCAAGAAATTAACTCTTGGAATTCTTTTAAATAAATTAAGGCCAAACCTTTCTAGTTGGCTTCCTCTTATATTTGTAATTTGTGCAAATATTGTCATTATCGTTCATAGTGTAATTTATGAACAATGGTATTTGAGTTTTGCCGTTGTAGGTCTTGTCCTTCCTTTTCTAAAAACGTGGATATATCTTATTTTAAATAGGCCCTCAGTGGAGTATAATAATAGTCTGGCCAAAACTGGAAAGTTCTTATTCTTATCATCTCTTATTTACGGGGGACTTCTTTGGATAAATTAG
- a CDS encoding 2Fe-2S iron-sulfur cluster-binding protein has translation MFKVTLAPSNETIYVDDEMSLLEHLKKNGIYVNSSCGGHGTCTDCIVKVLSGADNLNEPTDVETKLLGNVFHITKERMSCQTIVNGETTIDMSDHSKEGVEAKREAKNKKVVNEKLSALKRSGNFKVRKKDEVEKVMSERQAKWEDKQSRQEDWKNHWEKGDRSKAKRLGGGRRPKNIKPIKEDEE, from the coding sequence ATGTTTAAAGTTACATTAGCACCATCAAATGAGACCATCTATGTTGATGACGAGATGTCATTATTAGAGCATCTTAAAAAGAATGGAATTTATGTTAATTCTAGTTGTGGCGGACACGGAACTTGTACAGATTGTATTGTAAAAGTTCTCTCCGGTGCAGATAATCTAAATGAACCAACTGACGTTGAAACGAAACTTCTAGGTAATGTATTTCACATTACTAAGGAGCGTATGTCATGCCAGACCATCGTTAATGGTGAGACGACAATTGATATGTCAGATCACTCAAAAGAGGGTGTCGAGGCCAAGCGTGAGGCCAAGAATAAGAAAGTAGTTAATGAAAAGCTTTCTGCTCTTAAACGCTCAGGAAACTTCAAAGTTCGCAAGAAGGATGAAGTTGAAAAAGTAATGAGTGAGCGTCAGGCAAAATGGGAAGATAAGCAGTCTCGCCAAGAAGATTGGAAGAATCACTGGGAAAAAGGTGATCGCTCAAAGGCAAAGAGACTTGGTGGTGGACGCCGTCCAAAGAATATCAAGCCAATCAAAGAAGACGAAGAATAA
- the dut gene encoding dUTP diphosphatase → MIDRVVDLKVKKLEHFDSSFDLPKYETTGAAGADLRAHLENKDSLVIAPGARVLVPTGLSFEIPHGYEVQIRPRSGLSFKTDLLVVNSPGTIDCDYRGEVKIILGNFGNEDFVIKHGERIAQMVLAPVWQARVSEVSELSDTERGAGGFGSTGTK, encoded by the coding sequence ATGATCGATCGAGTTGTTGATTTAAAAGTAAAGAAGCTAGAGCATTTTGACTCTAGCTTCGATCTTCCTAAATATGAAACGACTGGAGCAGCAGGAGCTGATCTTCGTGCTCATTTAGAGAATAAAGACTCTCTTGTGATTGCTCCAGGAGCTCGTGTTCTAGTGCCAACAGGACTTAGCTTTGAGATCCCTCATGGATATGAGGTTCAAATTCGTCCTCGTTCTGGCCTTTCATTTAAGACAGATCTTCTCGTTGTAAACTCACCTGGGACTATCGATTGCGATTACCGCGGTGAAGTCAAAATTATCCTAGGTAATTTTGGAAATGAGGACTTTGTTATTAAGCACGGTGAGCGTATTGCCCAAATGGTTCTAGCACCAGTTTGGCAGGCCCGTGTAAGTGAAGTAAGTGAATTAAGTGATACTGAGCGTGGAGCTGGTGGATTTGGTTCAACTGGGACGAAATAA
- a CDS encoding polyhydroxyalkanoic acid system family protein: MSLKVNYNKASSQEEAYNLGKAAVTPEYVAKFNVKADVTTDDGNFSMLAKGKGFELKLKFEDSYCLVDLDLSFMLKPLKGKILETIEGKIKKTV, translated from the coding sequence ATGAGTTTAAAAGTAAATTACAATAAAGCATCTTCTCAAGAAGAAGCATATAATCTAGGAAAGGCCGCTGTTACTCCAGAATATGTGGCAAAATTCAATGTTAAAGCGGATGTTACGACAGATGATGGTAATTTTTCCATGCTAGCTAAAGGAAAAGGGTTTGAATTGAAGCTAAAGTTTGAAGATTCTTACTGCTTAGTTGATCTTGACCTCTCTTTCATGCTAAAGCCTCTTAAGGGAAAAATTTTAGAAACGATTGAAGGTAAGATCAAGAAGACTGTTTAG
- a CDS encoding GlsB/YeaQ/YmgE family stress response membrane protein, giving the protein MAIEQFIIILFIGAIAGWLAGSLYKGETFGLVGNIIVGVMGSFVGSFAFHLVGLTSYGLIGSIIISTIGAIVFLATLQLLQKL; this is encoded by the coding sequence GTGGCCATCGAACAATTCATAATCATTCTCTTTATTGGTGCTATTGCTGGCTGGCTGGCCGGAAGCCTGTACAAAGGTGAAACCTTTGGCCTCGTTGGAAATATCATCGTGGGTGTAATGGGATCATTCGTAGGAAGCTTTGCTTTCCATTTAGTAGGCCTTACAAGTTATGGCCTTATTGGAAGTATCATAATCTCCACCATCGGCGCTATCGTCTTTCTAGCAACTCTCCAGCTGCTACAAAAACTCTGA
- the pnp gene encoding polyribonucleotide nucleotidyltransferase, protein MLNNKREFTYNFGGKDITIETGRMAKQADASVIVTSGGTQVLVTATSATQVKDGQDFFPLLVEYTEKFYSAGKFLGGFLKREGRPSVGETLNARLIDRPLRPLFPEGYMFDTVISCTVISYSPEGDPEVLAAIGASAALTISDIPFAGPIGTCKVGRIDGQFVINPDHDKWEESDMEIVVAASDNAILMVEGEAKVAPEQDVLDAIFYGQKEIEGFVSFLSDIQKEVGKEKREFVSAAANKTMLEKIRTDYTATAREALKITDKLERQKAVKAIEAQVKEAMAADPAAFGLTEDDAFGKEAYKGVDELMYEMLRGDILDEEKRIAGRGLAEVREIETETDVLKVPHGSSLFTRGETQVMAAVTLGGSKGAQMSDRIIGTKEDQFYLHYNFPPYSVGEARGVRGVGRREQGHGNLAERALKAVIPTDFPYTTRLVCEVLESNGSSSMGSVCSGSMALMDAGVPLKAPVAGIAMGLVTDGERFKILTDILGDEDHLGDMDFKVAGTTEGITAIQMDIKITGLTKEIVEKAMAQAREGRLHILEEMAKTISVERKTLKEGVPVMKSMQIKQDQIGGLIGPGGKNIKKLQEDFDLVIEIDEDGTTKFISTNQEAIDECMALVGLQMNGPEVGKTYTAKVASLKDYGAFVDIASGVGGLVHISEIADERITDAGDYLDEGQEVQIKVLEIDKMGRAKLSIKAVEALKRKDGKTEEEAQKDAPKREPRESRDGDRKPRGDRKPRGDRKPRGDKK, encoded by the coding sequence ACATTACGATCGAAACTGGCCGTATGGCAAAACAAGCAGATGCTTCTGTAATCGTAACTAGTGGTGGTACACAAGTTCTTGTTACTGCAACTTCTGCAACTCAAGTAAAAGATGGGCAAGACTTTTTCCCACTTTTAGTTGAGTACACTGAGAAATTTTATTCAGCAGGGAAATTCCTTGGTGGATTCCTTAAAAGAGAAGGTCGTCCTTCAGTAGGTGAGACTTTAAATGCTCGTCTAATTGATAGACCTCTTAGACCTCTATTCCCAGAAGGGTATATGTTTGACACTGTTATCTCTTGTACTGTTATCTCTTACTCACCAGAAGGTGACCCTGAGGTTCTAGCTGCAATTGGTGCTTCAGCTGCTCTTACTATCTCTGATATTCCATTTGCGGGTCCAATTGGTACTTGTAAGGTTGGTCGTATTGACGGTCAATTTGTTATCAACCCTGACCACGACAAGTGGGAAGAGTCTGATATGGAAATCGTTGTTGCAGCAAGTGATAACGCAATCCTTATGGTTGAAGGTGAGGCGAAAGTTGCTCCAGAGCAAGATGTACTTGACGCTATCTTCTATGGTCAAAAGGAAATTGAAGGATTTGTTTCATTCCTTTCTGATATTCAAAAAGAAGTTGGTAAAGAAAAGCGTGAATTTGTTTCAGCAGCTGCTAACAAAACAATGCTTGAAAAAATTAGAACAGACTACACAGCAACTGCTCGTGAAGCTCTAAAAATTACTGATAAGTTAGAGAGACAAAAAGCTGTAAAAGCAATTGAAGCTCAAGTTAAAGAAGCAATGGCAGCTGATCCAGCGGCATTTGGTCTAACTGAAGACGATGCATTTGGAAAAGAAGCATACAAAGGTGTAGATGAGCTAATGTATGAAATGCTACGTGGTGATATTCTTGATGAAGAAAAGCGTATTGCTGGACGTGGACTTGCTGAAGTTCGAGAAATCGAAACTGAAACAGATGTACTTAAAGTACCACACGGATCATCTCTATTTACTCGTGGTGAAACACAAGTAATGGCAGCTGTAACTCTTGGTGGTAGTAAAGGTGCTCAAATGAGTGACCGTATTATTGGTACAAAAGAAGACCAATTCTACCTACACTATAACTTCCCTCCATATTCAGTAGGTGAGGCACGTGGTGTTCGCGGTGTAGGACGTCGTGAGCAAGGTCACGGAAACCTAGCTGAGCGTGCTCTTAAGGCCGTTATCCCAACTGATTTCCCATATACAACTCGTCTTGTATGTGAAGTTTTAGAATCAAATGGTTCTTCTTCAATGGGTTCTGTATGTTCAGGGTCAATGGCACTAATGGATGCTGGTGTTCCTCTTAAAGCACCTGTTGCTGGGATTGCTATGGGTCTAGTAACTGATGGTGAAAGATTTAAAATTCTAACAGATATCCTTGGTGACGAAGATCACCTTGGTGATATGGACTTTAAAGTTGCTGGTACAACAGAAGGTATCACAGCGATTCAAATGGATATTAAGATCACTGGTCTTACAAAAGAGATCGTTGAAAAAGCAATGGCACAAGCAAGAGAAGGTCGTCTTCATATTCTAGAAGAGATGGCAAAAACAATCTCTGTTGAAAGAAAGACTCTTAAAGAGGGTGTACCTGTAATGAAATCAATGCAGATCAAGCAAGATCAAATTGGTGGACTTATCGGGCCTGGTGGAAAGAATATTAAGAAGCTTCAAGAAGATTTCGATCTTGTTATCGAAATTGATGAAGATGGAACAACTAAGTTCATCTCAACTAACCAAGAAGCAATTGATGAATGTATGGCACTAGTTGGTCTACAGATGAATGGACCAGAAGTTGGTAAGACTTATACTGCTAAAGTAGCTAGCCTTAAAGATTATGGTGCATTCGTTGACATCGCTTCAGGAGTTGGTGGACTAGTTCATATTTCTGAAATTGCAGATGAGAGAATTACTGATGCTGGTGACTACTTAGACGAAGGTCAAGAAGTTCAAATCAAGGTTCTTGAAATTGATAAAATGGGACGCGCTAAGCTTTCTATCAAGGCCGTTGAAGCTCTAAAGAGAAAAGACGGTAAGACTGAAGAAGAAGCTCAAAAAGACGCTCCAAAGCGTGAACCACGTGAGTCTCGTGACGGTGATCGTAAACCAAGAGGTGATAGAAAGCCTCGCGGTGACAGAAAGCCTCGTGGTGACAAGAAGTAA